The following proteins are encoded in a genomic region of Fusarium oxysporum f. sp. lycopersici 4287 chromosome 1, whole genome shotgun sequence:
- a CDS encoding general amino-acid permease GAP1: protein MAPHDVERGSISKMKEESLAPGSSFSMREPEYGDISPPSYWDRFVDGFRRDQRSSLFTNDPLGQHEGSGRVHDGAHYYDIQSAMLETANSGLARELKGRHLQMIAIGGSIGTGLFVASGRALADGGPASILLAFTIVGAMLFCTCQALGELAVIFPIAGSFSSWATRFIDPSWGFAMGWNYAMQWLIVLPLEIIAASLTLSYWDESLTRAIFVSVFLVVIIVINMFGVKGYGEAEFIFSIIKVIAVIGFILLGIVLNCGGTPDSGYIGGRYWQNPGAFNNGFKGMCNVFVTAAFSFAGTELIGLAAAETANPRKSLPTALKQVFWRITLFYIVALTLVGLLVPHNDPRLVGGNSDADASASPFVIAIEEAGIQVLPSVMNAVILTAVLSVGNSAVFGSSRTLAALANLRQAPKIVGYVDRKGRPLVAIAIASAFGLIAFLADLPEQGAVLDWLMAISGLSTIFTWGSICVCHIRFRRAWAARGRSVSELPFQSQVGVVGSWVGITLNVLVIIAQFWVGAFPIGWQELTSAQVAQNFFHKWVGAPCVLAFYIFHKLYFRTTFVRIRDMDVDTGRRDFNVPILVAQEREEREGWPRWKRYYKFMC from the exons ATGGCGCCTCACGATGTCGAGCGCGGGAGCATTagcaagatgaaggaggagtcGCTCGCCCCCGGGAGTTCTTTTAGTATGCGCGAGCCCGAGTACGGTGATATTTCCCCGCCTTCGTACTGGGACCGGTTTGTCGATGGGTTTAGGCGTGATCAGAGATCGAGTTTGTTTACGAATGATCCGTTGGGGCAGCACGAGGGATCCGGGAGGGTGCATGATGGAGCGCATTACTACGATATCCAGAGTGCGATGTTGGAGACGGCGAATTCGGGCCTTGCGAGAGAGTTGAAAGGAAGACATTTGCAAATGATTGCAATTGGAGGCTCCATCG GTACTGGGCTTTTTGTCGCATCGGGAAGAGCTTTGGCAGATGGAGGTCCAGCATCGATTTTGCTGGCTTTTACAATCGTGGGTGCCATGCTCTTTTGTACATGTCAAGCGCTGGGTGAGCTTGCAGTCATTTTCCCAATTGCTGGATCGTTCTCATCATGGGCGACTCGGTTCATCGATCCGTCTTGGGGATTCGCAATGGGGTGGAA CTACGCGATGCAATGGCTCATCGTGTTACCGCTCGAGATCATCGCCGCATCCCTAACCCTCTCTTACTGGGACGAGAGTCTCACGCGCGCCATTTTCGTCTCTGTATTCCTAGTCGTCATCATAGTCATCAATATGTTTGGCGTCAAAGGCTACGGTGAAGCCGAATTCATCTTTTCCATTatcaaggtcattgctgtTATAGGCTTCAT CCTTCTCGGCATCGTTCTCAACTGTGGCGGAACGCCAGATAGCGGGTACATTGGCGGCCGCTATTGGCAAAACCCTGGTGCTTTTAACAACGGCTTTAAAGGAATGTGCAATGTGTTTGTTACAGCTGCTTTCTCCTTTGCTGGCACTGAGCTTATTGGCCTTGCTGCCGCCGAAACAGCTAATCCGCGAAAATCGCTGCCAACGGCTTTGAAGCAGGTGTTTTGGAGGATCACGCTTTTCTATATCGTTGCTTTGACCTTAGTAGGACTGCTTGTTCCACACAATGACCCTCGACTCGTGGGCGGTAACAGCGATGCGGATGCATCAGCCTCACCATTTGTCATAGCCATTGAAGAAGCCGGCATTCAGGTCCTACCGTCTGTCATGAACGCGGTCATCCTTACTGCCGTCCTGTCCGTCGGTAACTCTGCCGTCTTCGGTTCCTCGCGTACCCTTGCCGCTCTTGCAAACCTTCGGCAGGCCCCCAAGATCGTCGGTTACGTCGACCGCAAAGGCCGCCCACTCGTCGCTATTGCGATCGCAAGCGCGTTCGGCCTCATCGCTTTCCTCGCAGATCTGCCCGAACAAGGAGCTGTCCTTGACTGGCTCATGGCCATCTCAGGCTTATCAACCATCTTTACATGGGGCTCTATTTGCGTGTGTCATATCCGTTTCCGCCGTGCGTGGGCTGCCCGAGGCCGCTCTGTCTCCGAGTTACCCTTCCAATCCCAGGTTGGCGTTGTGGGTTCTTGGGTTGGTATCACACTGAACGTTCTTGTCATCATCGCGCAATTCTGGGTCGGCGCTTTTCCCATCGGCTGGCAAGAATTAACAAGCGCCCAGGTCGCGCAGAATTTCTTCCATAAATGGGTTGGCGCACCCTGCGTTTTGGCTTTTTATATATTCCACAAGCTTTATTTCCGAACTACGTTTGTGAGAATACGAGATATGGACGTCGACACTGGACGTCGGGACTTTAACGTCCCTATCCTTGTCGCTCAAGAACGAGAGGAACGAGAAGGTTGGCCCCGATGgaagagatattataagttCATGTGCTGA
- a CDS encoding mannosyl-oligosaccharide alpha-1,2-mannosidase (At least one base has a quality score < 10), translating to MIRDPFNIHRTTSTFGRPQSRNTPAPSQAEADEVAMAFSMPRTVPSFDSRQRELEDRFWGSGQRSNKSDRLPMYKDKPYASPYDDDYRPFWKRKKWMAIIAFVVLTLIYWTGSSKKPSPKRTVTTDWSYTGLSKDDRKANWDHRRDRVVEAFELSWDAYKRYAWGFDEYHPISKTGENMAPKGLGWIIIDSLDTMILMNLTSRVQDARHWISDSLTWDQDQDVNTFETTIRMLGGLLSAHYLSTEFPGLAPLAEDDEGAAGEDLYLEKAKDLADRLMSAFDSPSGIPYASVNLAKFEGIPSHADMGASSTAEATTLQLEFKYLAKLTGEKDFWDRVENVMKLVDNQGAQDGLVPIFIYATSGEFRGENIRLGSRGDSYYEYLIKQYLQTNKQEPIYQDMWYEALQGVRKHLVTYTSNSKFTIIGERPNGLEMPLSPKMDHLVCFMPGTIALAATEGLTEAQARKLPTWSKKNEEDMQLAREVMETCWGMYKYMATGLSAEITYFEIDNPPTAYGNPRNGPVNFDTSPDAEWRKDFTVKSGDVHNLQRPETVESLFYMWRITNDNRYREWGWEMFKSFMNHTAVRNGGGFTSLRNANVVPPKVRDNMESFWLAETLKYFYLLFSPPDLLPLDKVVINTEGHPLPRFDMGQLFSTGWKRKPRDANGKIIATAVKVESKEKEAVMQDAKKVN from the exons ATGATTCGAGATCCGTTCAACATCCACCGAACCACAAGCACCTTTGGACGCCCGCAATCTCGAAACACCCCTGCGCCGTCGCAGGCCGAGGCCGATGAAGTAGCTATGGCCTTCTCTATGCCCCGAACCGTTCCGTCCTTTGATAGTCGTCAACGAGAGCTTGAGGATCGATTCTGGGGTTCTGGCCAGAGATCCAACAAGTCGGATCGACTCCCAATGTACAAAGACAAACCTTATGCGTCGCCTTACGACGATGACTACAGACCCTTTTGGAAGCGCAAGAAGTGGATGGCTATTATTGCCTTCGTTGTTTTGACATTAATATATTGGACTGGATCCTCGAAGAAACCCTCGCCGAAGCGAACTGTAACAACCGATTGGAGCTACACAGGCTTGTCCAAGGATGATAGAAAGGCGAACTGGGATCACAGGAGAGATCGTGTGGTCGAGGCATTCGAGCTGAGCTGGGATGCCTACAAGCGATATGCCTGGG GATTCGATGAATACCACCCAATTAGCAAGACAGGTGAAAATATGGCACCAAAGGGACTCGGCTGGATCATAATCGACTCTTTGGATACTATGATTCTCATGAACCTTACATCTCGTGTCCAAGACGCTCGTCATTGGATCTCGGACTCCTTGACATGGGATCAGGATCAGGATGTCAACACCTTTGAGACGACAATTCGAATGCTGGGTGGGCTTCTAAGTGCACACTACTTATCCACCGAGTTTCCGGGGCTTGCGCCACTGgccgaggatgacgaggggGCAGCCGGCGAAGATTTGTATCTTGAGAAAGCTAAAGACCTGGCTGATCGTCTCATGAGCGCATTTGATTCCCCATCTGGCATCCCATATGCGAGTGTCAACCTTGCTAAGTTCGAGGGCATCCCCTCACACGCAGACATGGGAGCGTCGTCGACGGCTGAGGCCACAACTCTCCAGCTTGAATTTAAGTACCTCGCAAAGCTCACAGGAGAAAAAGACTTTTGGGACCGTGTGGAAAATGTCATGAAACTTGTCGACAATCAGGGAGCTCAAGATGGCTTGGTCCCCATCTTTATCTATGCAACCTCGGGCGAGTTCAGGGGTGAAAACATTCGTCTGGGAAGCCGCGGCGACTCATACTATGAGTATCTTATCAAGCAATATCTTCAGACGAATAAGCAGGAGCCTATTTATCAAGATATGTGGTACGAGGCGCTTCAAGGCGTTCGCAAACACCTCGTCACATATACTTCGAACTCGAAGTTCACCATCATCGGAGAGCGACCGAATGGATTAGAGATGCCACTTAGCCCGAAGATGGACCACCTTGTGTGCTTCATGCCCGGTACAATAGCTTTAGCGGCCACAGAAGGCCTTACTGAGGCTCAGGCGCGCAAACTGCCGACGTGGTCGAAGAAGAACGAGGAGGATATGCAGCTGGCGCGAGAAGTCATGGAGACATGCTGGGGAATGTACAAGTACATGGCAACAGGGCTATCGGCCGAAATCACCTACTTTGAGATTGACAACCCGCCAACGGCTTACGGTAATCCTCGAAATGGTCCAGTTAATTTCGACACAAGTCCGGACGCGGAGTGGCGCAAGGACTTTACTGTCAAGTCTGGCGATGTTCACAATCTCCAGCGACCCGAGACGGTCGAGAGTCTGTTCTACATGTGGAGGATCACCAACGACAACCGATACCGCGAATGGGGTTGGGAGATGTTCAAGTCTTTCATGAACCACACAGCTGTGAGAAATGGAGGAGGCTTTACGAGTCTGCGCAATGCCAATGTTGTCCCGCCTAAAGTGCGGGACAACATGGAGAGCTTCTGGCTG GCTGAAACACTCAAATACTTTTACCTCCTGTTCTCGCCTCCTGATCTCCTACCTCTGGACAAAGTCGTTATCAACACCGAAGGACACCCACTGCCTCGCTTTGACATGGGACAGTTATTCTCTACAGGATGgaagagaaagccaagaGACGCCAATGGTAAGATCATCGCTACGGCCGTCAAGGTTGAGAGTAAAGAGAAGGAGGCCGTTATGCAGGACGCCAAGAAGGTGAATTAG
- a CDS encoding mannosyl-oligosaccharide alpha-1,2-mannosidase (At least one base has a quality score < 10), which translates to MAPKGLGWIIIDSLDTMILMNLTSRVQDARHWISDSLTWDQDQDVNTFETTIRMLGGLLSAHYLSTEFPGLAPLAEDDEGAAGEDLYLEKAKDLADRLMSAFDSPSGIPYASVNLAKFEGIPSHADMGASSTAEATTLQLEFKYLAKLTGEKDFWDRVENVMKLVDNQGAQDGLVPIFIYATSGEFRGENIRLGSRGDSYYEYLIKQYLQTNKQEPIYQDMWYEALQGVRKHLVTYTSNSKFTIIGERPNGLEMPLSPKMDHLVCFMPGTIALAATEGLTEAQARKLPTWSKKNEEDMQLAREVMETCWGMYKYMATGLSAEITYFEIDNPPTAYGNPRNGPVNFDTSPDAEWRKDFTVKSGDVHNLQRPETVESLFYMWRITNDNRYREWGWEMFKSFMNHTAVRNGGGFTSLRNANVVPPKVRDNMESFWLAETLKYFYLLFSPPDLLPLDKVVINTEGHPLPRFDMGQLFSTGWKRKPRDANGKIIATAVKVESKEKEAVMQDAKKVN; encoded by the exons ATGGCACCAAAGGGACTCGGCTGGATCATAATCGACTCTTTGGATACTATGATTCTCATGAACCTTACATCTCGTGTCCAAGACGCTCGTCATTGGATCTCGGACTCCTTGACATGGGATCAGGATCAGGATGTCAACACCTTTGAGACGACAATTCGAATGCTGGGTGGGCTTCTAAGTGCACACTACTTATCCACCGAGTTTCCGGGGCTTGCGCCACTGgccgaggatgacgaggggGCAGCCGGCGAAGATTTGTATCTTGAGAAAGCTAAAGACCTGGCTGATCGTCTCATGAGCGCATTTGATTCCCCATCTGGCATCCCATATGCGAGTGTCAACCTTGCTAAGTTCGAGGGCATCCCCTCACACGCAGACATGGGAGCGTCGTCGACGGCTGAGGCCACAACTCTCCAGCTTGAATTTAAGTACCTCGCAAAGCTCACAGGAGAAAAAGACTTTTGGGACCGTGTGGAAAATGTCATGAAACTTGTCGACAATCAGGGAGCTCAAGATGGCTTGGTCCCCATCTTTATCTATGCAACCTCGGGCGAGTTCAGGGGTGAAAACATTCGTCTGGGAAGCCGCGGCGACTCATACTATGAGTATCTTATCAAGCAATATCTTCAGACGAATAAGCAGGAGCCTATTTATCAAGATATGTGGTACGAGGCGCTTCAAGGCGTTCGCAAACACCTCGTCACATATACTTCGAACTCGAAGTTCACCATCATCGGAGAGCGACCGAATGGATTAGAGATGCCACTTAGCCCGAAGATGGACCACCTTGTGTGCTTCATGCCCGGTACAATAGCTTTAGCGGCCACAGAAGGCCTTACTGAGGCTCAGGCGCGCAAACTGCCGACGTGGTCGAAGAAGAACGAGGAGGATATGCAGCTGGCGCGAGAAGTCATGGAGACATGCTGGGGAATGTACAAGTACATGGCAACAGGGCTATCGGCCGAAATCACCTACTTTGAGATTGACAACCCGCCAACGGCTTACGGTAATCCTCGAAATGGTCCAGTTAATTTCGACACAAGTCCGGACGCGGAGTGGCGCAAGGACTTTACTGTCAAGTCTGGCGATGTTCACAATCTCCAGCGACCCGAGACGGTCGAGAGTCTGTTCTACATGTGGAGGATCACCAACGACAACCGATACCGCGAATGGGGTTGGGAGATGTTCAAGTCTTTCATGAACCACACAGCTGTGAGAAATGGAGGAGGCTTTACGAGTCTGCGCAATGCCAATGTTGTCCCGCCTAAAGTGCGGGACAACATGGAGAGCTTCTGGCTG GCTGAAACACTCAAATACTTTTACCTCCTGTTCTCGCCTCCTGATCTCCTACCTCTGGACAAAGTCGTTATCAACACCGAAGGACACCCACTGCCTCGCTTTGACATGGGACAGTTATTCTCTACAGGATGgaagagaaagccaagaGACGCCAATGGTAAGATCATCGCTACGGCCGTCAAGGTTGAGAGTAAAGAGAAGGAGGCCGTTATGCAGGACGCCAAGAAGGTGAATTAG
- a CDS encoding U2 small nuclear ribonucleoprotein B'', with protein MAAVTTAPRGLQPNASLPAKVQPIPPNQTLYVTNLPSSKIQKADLRTALYLLFSTYGPVLDVVALKTMKMRGQAHIVFRDVQSATQAMRSLEGQAFLGRDLVSGAFPWWWNQSNSFARKYNMRSPSPTLWLNSTALSRSLMSQVPPTSSRLNCNRASSTLPLPVQRRHRRPALVFLRSLLRMRTTLWKTPIHQVAEDRSEPVTMRIVIRMLPWRRTVMMIDEQE; from the exons ATGGCCGCTGTAACAACCGCGCCTCGTGGTCTTCAACCAAACGCATCTTTACCAGCCAAGGTTCAACCTATTCCTCCTAATCAAAC TCTCTACGTAACGAATCTCCCATCCTCGAAAATCCAGAAAGCCGACCTGCGAACCGCCCTCtaccttctcttctccacaTACGGACCTGTCCTCGACGTTGTCGCTCTTAAGACAATGAAGATGCGCGGTCAGGCCCATATCGTATTTCGGGATGTTCAGTCTGCTACACAAGCTATGAGATCTCTAGAGGGACAAGCATTCCTCGGTCGCGACTTGGTCAGTGGAGCCTTTCCGTGGTGGTGGAATCAGTCTAACTCGTTCGCTAGAAAATACAATATGCgaagtccaagtccaactTTGTGGCTAAACTCGACGGCACTTTCAAGATCCCTAATGTCGCAGGTGCCACCAACGTCGAGCAGACTGAACTGCAACAgagcatcttcaacgctcCCCCTCCCGGTTCAGCGCCGGCACCGACGCCCGGCTCTGGTCTTCCTGCGAAGCCTGCTGCGAATGCGGACCACGTTATGGAAGACGCCGATACACCAGGTGGCCGAGGACAGAAGCGAACCCGTGACGATGAGGATAGTGATTCGGATGTTGCCATGGAGGAggacagtgatgatgattgatgagCAAGAATGA
- a CDS encoding U2 small nuclear ribonucleoprotein B'', translating to MAAVTTAPRGLQPNASLPAKVQPIPPNQTLYVTNLPSSKIQKADLRTALYLLFSTYGPVLDVVALKTMKMRGQAHIVFRDVQSATQAMRSLEGQAFLGRDLKIQYAKSKSNFVAKLDGTFKIPNVAGATNVEQTELQQSIFNAPPPGSAPAPTPGSGLPAKPAANADHVMEDADTPGGRGQKRTRDDEDSDSDVAMEEDSDDD from the exons ATGGCCGCTGTAACAACCGCGCCTCGTGGTCTTCAACCAAACGCATCTTTACCAGCCAAGGTTCAACCTATTCCTCCTAATCAAAC TCTCTACGTAACGAATCTCCCATCCTCGAAAATCCAGAAAGCCGACCTGCGAACCGCCCTCtaccttctcttctccacaTACGGACCTGTCCTCGACGTTGTCGCTCTTAAGACAATGAAGATGCGCGGTCAGGCCCATATCGTATTTCGGGATGTTCAGTCTGCTACACAAGCTATGAGATCTCTAGAGGGACAAGCATTCCTCGGTCGCGACTTG AAAATACAATATGCgaagtccaagtccaactTTGTGGCTAAACTCGACGGCACTTTCAAGATCCCTAATGTCGCAGGTGCCACCAACGTCGAGCAGACTGAACTGCAACAgagcatcttcaacgctcCCCCTCCCGGTTCAGCGCCGGCACCGACGCCCGGCTCTGGTCTTCCTGCGAAGCCTGCTGCGAATGCGGACCACGTTATGGAAGACGCCGATACACCAGGTGGCCGAGGACAGAAGCGAACCCGTGACGATGAGGATAGTGATTCGGATGTTGCCATGGAGGAggacagtgatgatgattga
- a CDS encoding actin like protein 2/3 complex, subunit 1A/1B translates to MAAPEVHHLFHHPIADHSFSADHSVLAVARDTAVELYGKVGNAFKLKDELKGHDKTVTSVDIAPNSGRIVTCSQDRNALVWEPSPTGYKPTLVLLRISRAATFVRWSPSENKFAVGSGDRVIAVCYFEEENDWWVSKHLKKPIRSTITSVAWHPNSVLLAAGSTDAHARVFSAFIKGMDSRPPPGVWGERLPFNTVCGEFLNNSAGWVHSVSFSPSGDSLAFAAHDSSITVVYPSGPEQPPRAVVTVSTQQLPFKSLIWTSEDEIIAAGYDCEAFRFQGGEAGWQLAGAIEQKGRPGLGEHREESALNMFRQMDLKGKAKDDTQLKTIHQNTISTVRPFETSGDRVTKFSTSGVDGRVVVWST, encoded by the exons ATGGCCGCCCCCGAAGTCCACCACCTCTTCCACCACCCCATCGCCGATCACTCCTTCTCGGCCGATCACTCCGTCCTCGCTGTCGCTCGAGACACTGCTGTCGAGCTCTATGGCAAGGTTGGCAATGCCTTTAAGCTAAAAGACGAGCTCAAGGGCCATGACAAGACGGTCACTAGTGTCGATATTGCTCCCAACAGTGGACGTATCGTTACTTGCTCTCAAG ATCGTAACGCTCTGGTCTGGGAGCCATCCCCGACTGGTTATAAGCCTACTTTGGTCCTTCTTCGAATCAGCCGGGCTGCTACCTTTGTCCGATGGTCTCCCTCTGAGAACAAGTTCGCCGTGGGATCCGGCGATCGCGTCATTGCCGTCTGCTACTTCGAAGAGGAGAACGACTGGTGGGTGTCTAAGCACCTGAAGAAGCCCATCCGCAGCACCATTACCAGCGTTGCTTGGCACCCCAACTCTGTTCTCCTGGCTGCTGGATCCACTGATGCTCACGCCAGAGTCTTCTCCGCCTTCATCAAGGGTATGGACTCCCGTCCTCCTCCTGGAGTCTGGGGCGAGCGACTCCCTTTCAACACCGTTTGTGGGGAGTTCTTGAACAACTCGGCTGGATGGGTGCACTCTGTCTCTTTTTCTCCAAGCGGAGACAGTCTTGCATTCGCGGCGCATGATAGTAGCATCACTGTCGTCTACCCGTCCGGCCCTGAGCAGCCTCCTCGTGCAGTTGTCACCGTCTCCACTCAGCAGCTTCCTTTCAAGAGTCTGATCTGGACCAGCGAAGATGAGATTATTGCTGCCGGTTACGACTGCGAGGCTTTCCGCTTCCAAGGTGGTGAGGCAGGCTGGCAGCTAGCTGGTGCTATTGAGCAGAAGGGCCGTCCTGGTCTGGGCGAGCACCGTGAGGAATCTGCTTTGAACATGTTCAGACAAATGGatctcaagggcaaggctAAGGATGATACTCAACTTAAGACTATCCACCAAAATACCATCAGCACCGTCAGGCCTTTCGAAACCTCTGGTGACCGCGTCACCAAGTTCAGCA CAAGCGGCGTCGATGGCAGAGTTGTGGTATGGAGCACTTAG
- a CDS encoding TdcF protein, with amino-acid sequence MIYCSGQIPLTPEGEMVQGITEQTRQACKNVQAVVEAAGSSISKVVKTTVFISDMSYFAEINTEYEKWFSHKPARSCVAVKTLPKNVDVEIEVIALP; translated from the exons ATGATCTACTGCTCTGGCCAGATTCCTCTTACGCCCGAGGGTGAGATGGTCCAAGGTATCACCGAGCAGACCCGCCAGGCCTGCAAGAATGTccaggctgttgttgaggcGGCAGGCTCGTCTATTTCCAAGGTGGTCAAGACTACAGTCTTCATCTCTGACATGTCCTACTTCGCT GAAATCAACACCGAGTATGAGAAGTGGTTTTCGCACAAGCCTGCCCGCAGCTGTGTGGCTGTCAAGACTCTTCCCAAGAACGTTGATGTGGAGATTGAGGTCATTGCTCTTCCATAG
- a CDS encoding TdcF protein: protein MSSDQQIVFTKDAPAALGPYSQAIKTPNMIYCSGQIPLTPEGEMVQGITEQTRQACKNVQAVVEAAGSSISKVVKTTVFISDMSYFAEINTEYEKWFSHKPARSCVAVKTLPKNVDVEIEVIALP, encoded by the exons ATGTCTTCCGACCAGCAGATCGTTTTCACCAAGGACGCCCCTGCGG CCCTTGGCCCTTAC TCTCAAGCCATCAAGACCCCCAACATGATCTACTGCTCTGGCCAGATTCCTCTTACGCCCGAGGGTGAGATGGTCCAAGGTATCACCGAGCAGACCCGCCAGGCCTGCAAGAATGTccaggctgttgttgaggcGGCAGGCTCGTCTATTTCCAAGGTGGTCAAGACTACAGTCTTCATCTCTGACATGTCCTACTTCGCT GAAATCAACACCGAGTATGAGAAGTGGTTTTCGCACAAGCCTGCCCGCAGCTGTGTGGCTGTCAAGACTCTTCCCAAGAACGTTGATGTGGAGATTGAGGTCATTGCTCTTCCATAG
- a CDS encoding TdcF protein: protein MSFSPIARRASRFITSSIRTIPRQHIVASAKFTRSTRHQSTMSSDQQIVFTKDAPAALGPYSQAIKTPNMIYCSGQIPLTPEGEMVQGITEQTRQACKNVQAVVEAAGSSISKVVKTTVFISDMSYFAEINTEYEKWFSHKPARSCVAVKTLPKNVDVEIEVIALP from the exons ATGTCATTTTCTCCCATTGCGCGCAGAGCTTCACGCTTTATCACCTCTTCCATCCGGACAATTCCCCGCCAGCATATCGTAGCGTCAGCCAAGTTCACACGTTCAACCAGACACCAATCGACAATGTCTTCCGACCAGCAGATCGTTTTCACCAAGGACGCCCCTGCGG CCCTTGGCCCTTAC TCTCAAGCCATCAAGACCCCCAACATGATCTACTGCTCTGGCCAGATTCCTCTTACGCCCGAGGGTGAGATGGTCCAAGGTATCACCGAGCAGACCCGCCAGGCCTGCAAGAATGTccaggctgttgttgaggcGGCAGGCTCGTCTATTTCCAAGGTGGTCAAGACTACAGTCTTCATCTCTGACATGTCCTACTTCGCT GAAATCAACACCGAGTATGAGAAGTGGTTTTCGCACAAGCCTGCCCGCAGCTGTGTGGCTGTCAAGACTCTTCCCAAGAACGTTGATGTGGAGATTGAGGTCATTGCTCTTCCATAG